In one window of Longimicrobium sp. DNA:
- the rsgA gene encoding ribosome small subunit-dependent GTPase A: MATLTGTVLRAQGGVYEVETSEGTVEASLRGRLKREERTGDKVAVGDVVELGHGSGSGAEAWTIESVHDRRSVLARRAPGKAPRAKVIVANVDQVLIVFAAANPAPHLRMLDRFLVIAEAAELRPLIVVNKTDVEGEEAARALFAPYERAGYRIIYTAAKQGVGVEALREAICGQVSALAGPSGVGKSSLLNVVQPGLGLRVATVSEAVNKGRHTTVTAQLIPLKCGGYVADTPGLREVGLWEIDTDQLHFYFPEFEPLIGECRYSSSCTHIHEPGCAIRTAVDAGDIHFGRYDSYRRMMLGEDDEY, from the coding sequence GTGGCGACGCTGACCGGAACGGTGCTCCGCGCGCAAGGCGGAGTGTACGAGGTCGAAACCTCGGAGGGAACGGTGGAGGCGTCGCTGCGCGGACGGCTCAAGCGCGAGGAGCGCACCGGCGACAAGGTGGCGGTGGGCGACGTGGTGGAGCTGGGGCACGGCTCCGGCTCGGGCGCGGAGGCGTGGACCATCGAAAGCGTCCACGACCGCCGCAGCGTCCTCGCCCGCCGCGCGCCCGGAAAGGCGCCGCGCGCCAAGGTGATCGTCGCCAACGTGGACCAGGTGCTGATCGTCTTCGCGGCAGCCAACCCAGCGCCGCACCTGCGCATGCTCGACCGCTTCCTGGTGATCGCCGAGGCGGCGGAGCTGCGCCCGCTGATCGTCGTCAACAAGACGGACGTGGAGGGGGAGGAGGCCGCGCGCGCTCTTTTCGCCCCGTACGAGCGCGCGGGCTACCGCATCATCTACACAGCCGCCAAGCAGGGTGTGGGCGTCGAGGCGTTGCGCGAGGCGATCTGCGGGCAGGTGTCCGCGCTCGCCGGGCCGTCGGGCGTGGGAAAGAGCAGCCTCCTCAACGTGGTGCAGCCGGGGCTGGGCCTGCGCGTCGCCACGGTGAGCGAGGCGGTGAACAAGGGGCGCCACACCACCGTCACCGCGCAGCTCATCCCCCTGAAGTGCGGCGGCTACGTGGCCGACACGCCGGGGCTGCGCGAGGTGGGGCTGTGGGAGATCGACACGGACCAGCTCCACTTCTACTTCCCCGAGTTCGAGCCTCTCATCGGCGAATGCCGCTACAGCTCGTCGTGCACGCACATCCACGAGCCCGGCTGCGCAATCCGCACCGCCGTGGACGCGGGCGACATCCACTTCGGCCGCTACGACAGCTACCGCCGCATGATGCTGGGCGAAGACGACGAGTACTGA
- a CDS encoding RNA polymerase sigma factor RpoD/SigA: MATARKGTTTTPRRRKKGGGSEAGFGVANEDQSSLDQYLKEVSTHPLLTSPQEIELGRRARLGDEDAVNELVRANLRFVISVAKKYQNRGVSLSDLIQEGNVGLVTAARKFDPDQGVKFISYAVWWIRQAILSALANQGRSVRVPLNRASDLAKIFRERVRLKQELRRDPSPQELSEATGLSPEIVESLQTLNAAEIRLDAPIGDSDDSQLMDRFIADEAIMTEDEVEERLLSERIDRALNTLQPRDAKVLKLYFGLEGGREHTLEEIGDILGVTRERIRQLRDRALKRLREGEMGEALASFAAA; encoded by the coding sequence ATGGCGACAGCGCGGAAAGGCACCACCACCACACCAAGGCGGCGGAAGAAGGGCGGCGGGTCCGAAGCGGGTTTCGGTGTCGCCAACGAGGACCAGTCCAGCCTGGACCAGTACCTCAAGGAGGTCAGCACCCACCCGCTGCTCACGTCGCCCCAGGAGATCGAGCTGGGGCGCCGCGCGCGGCTGGGCGACGAGGACGCCGTCAACGAACTGGTGCGGGCCAACCTGCGCTTCGTGATCTCGGTGGCCAAGAAGTACCAGAACCGCGGCGTCTCCCTCTCGGACCTGATCCAGGAGGGGAACGTCGGCCTGGTGACGGCCGCGCGCAAGTTCGACCCGGACCAGGGGGTGAAGTTCATCTCCTACGCCGTGTGGTGGATCCGCCAGGCGATCCTTTCGGCGCTGGCCAACCAGGGCCGCTCGGTGCGCGTGCCGCTCAACCGCGCGTCGGACCTGGCCAAGATCTTCCGCGAGCGCGTGCGGCTGAAGCAGGAGCTGCGCCGCGATCCGTCGCCGCAGGAGCTCAGCGAGGCTACCGGCCTGTCGCCGGAGATCGTGGAGAGCCTGCAGACGCTGAACGCCGCCGAGATCCGCCTGGACGCCCCCATCGGCGACTCGGACGACAGCCAGCTGATGGATCGCTTCATCGCCGACGAGGCGATCATGACGGAGGACGAGGTGGAGGAGCGCCTCCTCTCCGAGCGGATCGACCGGGCGCTGAACACCCTTCAGCCGCGCGACGCCAAGGTGCTGAAGCTGTACTTCGGCCTGGAGGGCGGGCGCGAGCACACGCTGGAGGAGATCGGCGACATCCTGGGCGTGACCCGCGAGCGCATCCGCCAGCTCCGCGACCGCGCCCTCAAGCGCCTGCGCGAGGGCGAGATGGGCGAGGCGCTGGCCTCGTTCGCGGCCGCGTAA
- a CDS encoding acyl-CoA thioesterase translates to MEQRIRPVEIYMQGPAPDIEVPRPVRLSQVTFADLAEPQSQNVAGTLFGGVLLGFIDRAAAFCAMKHAGRPVVTKSMDSVEFNEPIYIGELVIAHASVNFAGRTSMEIGVKVLAQNPVTGQERHTNTCYATFVALDERGRPTPVPPVLPETEEERLRFEAAQLRREERLARSRRKQKKQG, encoded by the coding sequence GTGGAACAGAGAATCAGGCCGGTCGAGATCTACATGCAGGGGCCCGCCCCGGACATCGAGGTGCCGCGGCCGGTGCGGCTGTCGCAGGTGACGTTCGCGGACCTGGCGGAGCCGCAGAGCCAGAACGTGGCGGGGACGCTGTTCGGCGGGGTGCTGCTGGGGTTCATCGACCGCGCGGCGGCGTTCTGCGCCATGAAGCACGCCGGACGTCCCGTGGTCACCAAGAGCATGGACAGCGTGGAGTTCAACGAGCCCATCTACATCGGCGAGCTGGTGATCGCGCATGCGTCCGTGAACTTCGCGGGGCGCACCAGCATGGAGATCGGGGTCAAGGTGCTGGCCCAGAACCCCGTCACGGGCCAGGAGCGCCACACCAACACCTGCTACGCCACCTTCGTGGCCCTGGACGAGCGCGGCCGCCCCACGCCGGTGCCCCCGGTGCTGCCGGAGACGGAGGAGGAACGGCTCCGCTTCGAAGCCGCGCAGCTCCGGCGGGAGGAGCGGCTGGCAAGGAGCCGGAGGAAGCAGAAAAAGCAGGGATGA
- a CDS encoding NAD(P)H-quinone oxidoreductase has product MKAIVITRPGGPEVLVQEDRPVPDPGPGEIRVRVHASALNRADLLQRRGMYPAPPGAPADVPGLEYAGEVDAVGQGAGLWAVGNRVMGIVGGGGHSEYVVVHEREAIRIPQNLGFEEAAAIPEAFLTSYDALFRQLDVKVGERVLIHAVGSGVGTAALQLARAAGAEVLGTSRSAAKLERARELGLETGIDTSKEDLAEAVNQATYGGGVHALLDLVGGKLLEASLRVLALRGRAVVVGTTAGAKAEIDLGLLLRRRIHIFGTVLRSRPLEEKIALAREFSGAVLPLVSSARIRPVIDTVYPFADIRKAHERMEANDTFGKIVLTW; this is encoded by the coding sequence ATGAAAGCGATCGTCATCACCCGCCCCGGCGGCCCGGAGGTGCTGGTGCAGGAAGACCGGCCGGTGCCCGATCCGGGGCCGGGCGAGATCCGGGTGCGGGTGCACGCCTCCGCGCTGAACCGCGCCGACCTCCTGCAGCGCCGCGGCATGTACCCCGCCCCTCCCGGCGCGCCCGCCGACGTCCCGGGGCTGGAGTACGCCGGCGAGGTGGACGCGGTTGGGCAGGGCGCGGGTCTTTGGGCCGTGGGGAACCGGGTGATGGGGATCGTGGGCGGCGGCGGGCACTCCGAGTATGTGGTGGTGCACGAGCGCGAGGCGATCCGCATCCCGCAGAACCTTGGGTTCGAGGAGGCTGCCGCCATCCCGGAAGCCTTTCTCACCTCCTACGATGCCCTCTTCCGCCAGCTCGACGTCAAGGTGGGGGAGCGGGTGCTGATCCACGCCGTCGGGAGCGGCGTGGGCACCGCGGCGCTGCAGCTGGCGCGCGCGGCGGGGGCGGAGGTGCTCGGCACGTCGCGCTCGGCCGCCAAGCTGGAGCGCGCCCGCGAGCTGGGGCTGGAGACGGGGATCGACACCAGCAAGGAGGACCTGGCCGAGGCGGTCAACCAGGCCACGTACGGGGGCGGGGTCCACGCGCTGCTGGACCTCGTCGGCGGAAAGCTGCTGGAGGCGTCGCTGCGGGTGCTCGCGCTGCGCGGCCGGGCGGTCGTCGTGGGGACCACCGCCGGCGCCAAGGCGGAGATCGACCTGGGGCTCCTCCTGCGGCGCCGCATCCACATCTTCGGCACCGTGCTGCGCAGCCGCCCGCTGGAGGAGAAGATCGCCCTGGCGCGCGAGTTCTCCGGCGCCGTGCTCCCGCTCGTCTCCTCCGCCCGCATCCGCCCGGTCATCGACACGGTGTACCCCTTTGCCGACATCCGCAAAGCCCACGAACGCATGGAGGCGAACGACACCTTCGGGAAGATCGTGCTGACGTGGTGA
- a CDS encoding N-acetylmuramoyl-L-alanine amidase, whose translation MTRSFSLRPYAAVLFLAAACAPGAGTPATSPEPRPEAAPAALEYVPLTPGLPPIQRVEAPLAIRVIQPGNNVIRPSRDSAFIYGSVGTGGAALTINGTLVPVAPNGAFIAYLPVPASAWELRASKNGQTASHTLTYRPEPTPDFEGMGGVPQVFATPLAARVSGGQDTLATGSEVFARATPSGPYRWFFPRGTRLSLTEHRGGQYRVQLDPSTVAWIEASSVTVADTSAAPIAAVALGAIAVSPAERWVDVRIPAQRAPFLVEPGEREWTVTLYGVTAQAANAVQNDAMLTGVAQDAAGPSTARVRLSLARAPWGYKAFYAADGALVLRLRRRPAIDAANPLRGRRIVIDPGHPPAGATGPTGLFEGDANLAISLPLAEKLRAAGAEVILTRTGREAPFSTTTAEDLRGRVALAVRSDAEILVSVHNNAFGEAQNPFRAYHTAVYHFQPFGRSLAQALADNIVGVTLLPNRGALRENLALVRPTWLPSALTESLFMPIPEEENALRDPGFLDRLAAAHVRGIEAFFRAEAR comes from the coding sequence TTGACCCGGTCATTCTCCCTGCGCCCGTACGCCGCCGTCCTCTTCCTGGCCGCCGCCTGCGCCCCCGGCGCTGGTACGCCAGCGACCAGTCCGGAGCCGCGCCCCGAGGCCGCGCCCGCCGCGCTGGAATACGTGCCGCTCACGCCCGGCCTCCCGCCGATCCAGCGCGTGGAGGCCCCGCTCGCGATCCGCGTGATCCAGCCGGGCAACAACGTCATCCGTCCGAGCCGGGACTCGGCCTTCATCTACGGCTCAGTTGGGACGGGCGGCGCGGCGCTGACCATCAACGGGACGCTGGTGCCGGTGGCACCCAACGGCGCGTTCATCGCCTACCTCCCCGTGCCGGCGAGCGCGTGGGAGCTGCGCGCCTCCAAGAACGGGCAGACGGCCAGCCACACCCTCACCTACCGGCCCGAGCCCACGCCCGACTTCGAGGGGATGGGGGGCGTGCCGCAGGTCTTCGCAACGCCACTTGCGGCGCGGGTGAGCGGCGGGCAGGACACGCTGGCGACGGGATCTGAGGTGTTCGCGCGCGCCACGCCCTCGGGCCCGTACCGCTGGTTCTTTCCGCGGGGCACCCGCCTGTCGCTGACGGAGCACCGCGGTGGCCAGTATCGCGTGCAGCTCGACCCATCGACCGTCGCCTGGATCGAGGCGAGCAGCGTGACGGTGGCCGACACCAGCGCGGCGCCGATAGCCGCGGTCGCGCTGGGCGCCATCGCCGTGAGCCCCGCCGAGCGCTGGGTGGACGTCCGCATCCCGGCGCAGCGTGCGCCGTTCCTGGTGGAGCCCGGCGAGCGCGAGTGGACGGTGACGCTGTACGGCGTGACCGCGCAGGCGGCCAACGCCGTGCAGAACGACGCGATGCTGACCGGCGTGGCGCAGGACGCGGCGGGCCCGTCCACGGCGCGGGTGCGCCTGTCGCTGGCCCGCGCGCCGTGGGGATACAAGGCGTTCTACGCGGCGGATGGGGCGCTCGTCCTGCGCCTCCGCCGACGCCCGGCGATCGACGCGGCCAACCCGCTGCGGGGGCGGCGCATCGTGATCGACCCGGGACACCCGCCCGCGGGCGCCACCGGCCCCACCGGCCTGTTCGAGGGCGACGCCAACCTCGCGATCTCCCTGCCGCTGGCCGAAAAGCTGCGCGCCGCCGGCGCCGAGGTGATCCTGACGCGCACCGGGCGCGAAGCCCCGTTCTCCACGACCACGGCCGAAGACCTGCGCGGCCGGGTGGCGCTGGCGGTGCGGAGCGACGCGGAGATCCTGGTGTCGGTGCACAACAACGCCTTCGGCGAGGCCCAGAACCCGTTCCGCGCCTATCACACGGCGGTGTACCACTTCCAGCCTTTTGGCCGCTCGCTGGCGCAGGCGCTGGCGGACAACATCGTCGGCGTGACGCTCCTTCCCAACCGTGGCGCGCTGCGCGAGAACCTGGCGCTGGTGCGCCCCACCTGGCTCCCCTCCGCCCTCACCGAGTCGCTCTTCATGCCGATCCCGGAAGAGGAGAACGCCCTGCGCGACCCGGGCTTCCTCGACCGGCTGGCGGCGGCGCACGTGCGCGGCATCGAGGCGTTCTTTCGAGCCGAGGCGCGGTAG
- a CDS encoding S8/S53 family peptidase codes for MHAPRTTVPFALAALVALAACSDDPASPDPVAPAVSRAGQPIPTRAQERPGTWVERTDEQLWAAISAAGGNAAVGLKSPGAVRGVWRGRVLVGRSEWSQGRAAVASQPGVTLVRTDDLLPSMEVKLDGPGALAALRRLPFVDYVEPTMVEDGLPEFAGVGGCGWGSAWTGDRQYTASGDMYSQKLTAMRIPDAWTLSSGAGVTIGLTDTGISSGQGQFTSTFATGESAGRTLKLLKVSSMASVYDTCGHGTRMAGIIAAPRDGRSVGGIAYRSNFVSVRQADGVATVSSSDAKYSVRTAAENGARIVVMAWESLNWYWQVSDEIEYWHYNYPILFFGAAGTSGCGDGILDSNVVFPADMPEVVAVTGVTYPGGGVPCGIHRGADVELTAYLDVPSTGQYTADVVGMGGSSNATAIVGSVAALVWSRTPGLTRDGLRQRLTQTAQYYPNRHSEQGYGVINAYRAVTGN; via the coding sequence ATGCACGCTCCGCGTACCACCGTACCCTTCGCCCTCGCCGCGCTGGTGGCGCTGGCCGCCTGCTCCGACGATCCCGCGTCGCCTGATCCGGTGGCGCCGGCCGTGTCGCGGGCGGGGCAGCCGATCCCCACCCGCGCGCAGGAGCGCCCCGGCACCTGGGTGGAGCGCACCGACGAGCAGCTCTGGGCCGCCATCTCCGCCGCGGGTGGGAACGCGGCGGTGGGGCTCAAGTCGCCGGGGGCGGTGCGCGGCGTGTGGCGCGGGCGGGTGCTGGTGGGGCGCAGCGAGTGGTCGCAGGGGCGCGCGGCCGTGGCCTCGCAGCCGGGCGTGACGCTGGTGCGCACGGACGACCTCCTCCCGTCCATGGAGGTGAAGCTGGACGGACCCGGGGCGCTGGCCGCCCTGCGCCGCCTGCCGTTCGTCGACTACGTGGAGCCGACGATGGTGGAGGACGGTCTCCCCGAGTTCGCGGGGGTGGGCGGGTGCGGATGGGGAAGCGCGTGGACCGGCGACCGGCAGTACACCGCGTCGGGCGACATGTACTCGCAGAAGCTCACCGCAATGCGCATCCCCGATGCCTGGACGCTGAGCAGCGGCGCGGGCGTCACCATCGGCCTCACGGACACGGGGATCTCGTCGGGCCAGGGGCAGTTCACCAGCACCTTCGCCACGGGTGAGAGCGCCGGGCGCACGCTGAAGCTCCTCAAGGTGTCGTCGATGGCGAGCGTGTATGACACCTGCGGCCACGGCACGCGCATGGCCGGCATCATCGCCGCGCCGCGCGACGGGCGCAGCGTGGGCGGCATCGCTTACCGTTCCAACTTCGTGAGCGTGCGCCAGGCGGACGGCGTGGCCACCGTCTCCAGCAGCGACGCCAAGTACAGCGTGCGCACCGCCGCGGAGAACGGCGCGCGCATCGTGGTGATGGCGTGGGAGTCGCTGAACTGGTACTGGCAGGTTTCCGACGAGATCGAGTACTGGCACTACAACTACCCGATCCTCTTCTTCGGCGCGGCGGGCACCAGCGGATGCGGCGACGGCATCCTGGACAGCAACGTCGTCTTCCCGGCGGACATGCCGGAGGTGGTGGCGGTGACGGGCGTGACGTACCCGGGCGGCGGCGTCCCCTGCGGCATCCATCGTGGCGCGGACGTGGAGCTGACGGCGTACCTGGACGTCCCCAGCACCGGCCAGTACACGGCCGACGTGGTGGGGATGGGCGGCAGCTCGAACGCCACCGCGATCGTGGGCTCGGTCGCCGCGCTGGTCTGGTCGCGCACCCCCGGCCTCACCCGCGACGGCCTGCGCCAGCGCCTGACCCAGACCGCGCAGTACTATCCGAACCGGCACTCGGAGCAGGGATACGGGGTGATCAACGCGTACCGGGCGGTGACGGGGAACTGA
- a CDS encoding DUF3006 domain-containing protein: MSQSWTVDSIEEGIAAVHEENGRLLHVPAWLLPNGTREGDVVVIEREPGSGSVTLRLRIDRAATERALAASRDQLARLRQGDSGGDIQM, translated from the coding sequence ATGAGCCAGAGCTGGACGGTGGACAGCATCGAGGAGGGGATCGCGGCCGTGCACGAGGAGAACGGACGGCTGCTCCACGTCCCCGCATGGCTCCTCCCCAACGGCACGCGCGAAGGCGACGTCGTGGTCATCGAGCGCGAGCCGGGGTCGGGCTCCGTCACCCTCCGTCTGCGCATCGACCGCGCGGCCACGGAGCGCGCGCTGGCCGCATCGCGCGATCAGCTCGCGCGGCTGCGGCAGGGGGATTCGGGTGGGGATATACAGATGTAA
- a CDS encoding MarR family transcriptional regulator, with the protein MNETGALCVPRVREVLAALLRAGGEVEARLERSVEPMGLSLAKMGALHTLVEADEPIPLGQLAERLCCVKSNVTQLVDRLEAELLVRRVPDPADRRSVRAEVTAEGRARYAAAVRAREAAEAELLAGFGDHELERLAAWCRRVAGG; encoded by the coding sequence ATGAACGAAACCGGAGCTCTGTGCGTCCCGCGTGTGCGCGAGGTACTGGCGGCCCTCCTCCGCGCGGGTGGCGAGGTGGAGGCGCGGCTGGAGCGCAGCGTGGAGCCGATGGGGCTCTCGCTCGCCAAGATGGGCGCGCTGCACACCCTGGTGGAGGCGGACGAGCCGATCCCGCTGGGACAGCTGGCGGAGCGGCTCTGCTGCGTGAAGTCCAACGTCACCCAGCTGGTGGACCGGCTGGAGGCGGAGCTCCTGGTGCGGCGCGTCCCCGATCCGGCGGACCGCCGCAGCGTCCGCGCGGAGGTCACCGCCGAGGGCCGGGCCCGCTACGCCGCCGCCGTCCGCGCGCGCGAGGCCGCCGAGGCCGAGCTGCTGGCCGGCTTCGGCGACCACGAGCTGGAGCGGCTCGCCGCGTGGTGCCGGCGGGTGGCGGGCGGATGA
- a CDS encoding CPXCG motif-containing cysteine-rich protein, producing the protein MIFISEDPAPWDDDLEADFPLGDGVADTSATVQCPYCGEPVEIALDPGSGTRQGYVEDCQVCCRPWHVTVVYGPDGAAEVWAEAADGE; encoded by the coding sequence ATGATCTTCATCTCCGAAGATCCGGCGCCCTGGGACGACGACCTCGAGGCCGACTTCCCCCTGGGCGACGGCGTGGCGGACACCAGCGCCACCGTGCAGTGCCCGTACTGCGGCGAGCCGGTGGAGATCGCGCTCGACCCCGGCAGCGGCACGCGCCAGGGGTACGTGGAAGACTGCCAGGTCTGCTGCCGCCCCTGGCACGTCACCGTCGTCTACGGCCCCGACGGCGCCGCCGAAGTGTGGGCGGAGGCCGCGGACGGAGAGTAG
- a CDS encoding carboxypeptidase regulatory-like domain-containing protein, translating to MPLRSIRRLTAALVLAWAAPAAAQVPDTASVVGRAVDAATLAPLVGVQVRMASLKRTAVSDSNGVFRIGGLPLGDHPTMVTRLGYRASVAVWRVGPEGLELEVPLTAEPLMLEAIRVQSRRFERRIRSSGSTVRGFGDEELLLSAAPDAGEFVRTRMGLVMTTCGSLSSGGAQECVRVRGAPVRPCVIVDERPAFGGLTELGLYRPQDLFRVDVLAGGAVIQVYTTQYVQRMSQRRWTPMSPDNLARIACGGGGR from the coding sequence ATGCCCCTCCGCTCCATCCGCCGGCTGACGGCGGCGCTCGTCCTTGCCTGGGCCGCGCCCGCCGCGGCCCAGGTCCCGGACACGGCATCCGTCGTAGGGCGCGCCGTCGACGCGGCGACGCTGGCGCCGCTCGTGGGGGTGCAGGTCCGCATGGCGTCGCTGAAGCGCACCGCGGTCAGCGACTCGAACGGCGTGTTCAGGATCGGCGGCCTGCCGCTGGGCGACCACCCCACGATGGTGACCCGCCTGGGCTACCGCGCCTCGGTGGCCGTCTGGCGAGTGGGTCCGGAAGGATTGGAGCTGGAGGTGCCGCTCACCGCGGAGCCGCTGATGCTGGAGGCGATCCGGGTGCAGTCGCGCCGGTTCGAGCGGCGGATCCGCTCCAGCGGGTCCACCGTGCGCGGCTTCGGCGACGAGGAGCTCCTGTTGAGCGCGGCCCCCGACGCCGGCGAGTTCGTCCGCACCAGGATGGGGCTGGTGATGACCACGTGCGGCAGCCTTTCCAGCGGGGGCGCGCAGGAGTGCGTGCGCGTCCGCGGCGCGCCGGTGCGCCCGTGCGTCATCGTGGACGAGCGCCCCGCGTTCGGCGGGCTGACGGAGCTCGGATTGTACCGGCCGCAGGATCTCTTTCGCGTGGACGTTCTCGCGGGGGGCGCGGTCATCCAGGTGTATACCACGCAGTACGTCCAGCGGATGAGCCAGCGGAGGTGGACGCCCATGTCGCCCGACAACCTTGCCCGGATCGCCTGCGGGGGGGGCGGCCGCTGA
- a CDS encoding sialidase family protein yields MQERSNFKVARNAMAALSATALLCGMVAARAISQSHADRACPESGVRWTEPVTRAGVNFAWPELALGQEAAYAFAFVRAGAPGASRGIAALQRGTEELGMPPGAIDFYDPVLAVDRAGTLHAVWGEHAAGPARNPNPSGLPRMADLTRLGRILHAERRNGRWSDARVVYRAPAISWHRALLTRLELDGGGNLHVAFITRPSSGMNMLVHLRRGPDGWRTTEWVAARPRGAGTGPVSDTMIPMSGGTYPSIAAGEGRRTYLAFASPAFPISGGSKFGGDTNSLWVRRSDDAGLTWGGPVLVHRSGNVGGYEPKVVATGGDTVHLIWRTQVDQRFGRDEIRHAISTDGGVTWASPIQVRLPGPYPVRHLRVVATTKGELYIAFGHQPANLPDSVKSKPGPVNDQIFYAHWRPFGWSVPQPLRPELHVHPFDLRIDGADRLHLLWAFQASANSPRRLQSYAVGSPCAS; encoded by the coding sequence ATGCAAGAGCGGTCAAACTTCAAGGTCGCACGCAACGCTATGGCGGCACTTTCCGCCACCGCGCTCCTCTGCGGGATGGTGGCGGCACGTGCGATCTCACAGTCGCACGCGGACCGCGCATGCCCCGAGAGCGGCGTCCGGTGGACGGAGCCGGTCACGCGCGCGGGCGTGAACTTCGCCTGGCCGGAACTGGCCCTGGGGCAGGAAGCCGCGTACGCGTTCGCCTTTGTCAGGGCGGGGGCGCCGGGTGCATCCCGCGGCATCGCCGCGCTGCAGCGTGGCACGGAGGAGTTGGGGATGCCTCCCGGGGCGATTGATTTCTACGATCCCGTGCTGGCCGTGGATCGCGCCGGCACGCTGCACGCCGTCTGGGGGGAGCACGCGGCCGGGCCAGCCCGTAATCCGAATCCGTCTGGCTTGCCGCGAATGGCGGACCTAACCCGGCTCGGCCGCATCCTACATGCGGAGCGCCGGAATGGACGCTGGAGCGACGCACGGGTCGTATACCGCGCGCCAGCCATAAGCTGGCATCGCGCGCTGCTCACCCGTCTGGAGCTGGACGGGGGTGGGAATCTGCACGTCGCCTTCATCACCAGACCGTCGTCCGGTATGAACATGCTCGTCCACCTTCGCCGCGGCCCGGACGGCTGGCGAACGACGGAGTGGGTGGCGGCCCGGCCCCGCGGTGCCGGTACTGGACCGGTGAGCGACACGATGATCCCCATGAGCGGAGGTACATACCCCAGCATTGCGGCGGGGGAGGGACGCCGCACCTACCTCGCGTTCGCCAGCCCCGCTTTCCCGATCTCCGGCGGCTCGAAATTTGGCGGTGATACGAACAGCCTGTGGGTGCGGCGATCCGACGACGCGGGATTGACGTGGGGCGGGCCCGTGCTCGTGCACCGTTCGGGAAACGTGGGAGGGTACGAGCCGAAGGTCGTCGCGACCGGCGGCGATACGGTCCATCTGATCTGGCGGACGCAGGTGGACCAACGGTTCGGGCGAGATGAGATCCGGCACGCCATCTCGACGGACGGGGGGGTGACATGGGCGAGTCCGATTCAGGTTCGGCTGCCGGGGCCGTATCCCGTCCGTCACCTGCGGGTGGTGGCAACTACGAAGGGTGAGCTCTACATCGCGTTCGGGCATCAGCCAGCGAACCTCCCCGATTCGGTGAAATCGAAACCCGGCCCTGTCAACGATCAGATCTTCTACGCCCATTGGCGTCCGTTCGGCTGGTCTGTGCCCCAGCCGCTCCGGCCCGAGCTGCATGTGCACCCCTTCGATCTCCGCATCGATGGGGCCGACCGTCTTCACCTGCTGTGGGCCTTCCAGGCCTCAGCCAATTCGCCGCGGCGCCTCCAGAGCTACGCTGTGGGCTCGCCGTGTGCGTCTTAG